A region from the Candidatus Methylomirabilota bacterium genome encodes:
- a CDS encoding DUF58 domain-containing protein: protein MLRHSLYATFRFLSSADFRIRRRFTKAGLLLLGSLAAAAVIGLDTNQTMAYQAFALLLALLAISVASSVVFRPRLAVRRILPRYGTAGVPLAYRVVVDNRGDRRLTGLVLIENLVDPRPSYEAFSDTPDEIEDADNWFDRVVGYPRWQSLIARSRGATMDEQALPPLPPGGEIEVRVELTPLRRGPLRFVGATVARPDPFGLFRALHTIPLSQSVLVLPRRYPVPDLRLPGSRKYQQGGVALAASVGDSEEFVSLRDYRPADPLRRIHWKSWARVGKPVVREYQDEFFVRHALVLDTFTKIEGTEVFEAAVSVAASVACSIRSEDALLDLMFVGPEAYCFTVGRGVAHTERMLEVLAAVRSCRDRPFAALHRLVIERYAVLSGAVCVLLGWDEARQRFVDHLDALGVPKLVLVVTPPGSASAGVPPDGPGFRRLEVGRMAEGLSTL, encoded by the coding sequence ATGCTGCGCCACAGCCTCTACGCGACCTTCCGGTTCCTGTCTTCGGCCGACTTCCGGATCCGGCGGCGGTTCACCAAGGCCGGCTTGCTACTCCTGGGGAGCCTGGCCGCCGCGGCGGTGATCGGGCTGGACACGAATCAGACCATGGCCTATCAAGCCTTCGCCCTCCTGCTTGCCCTCCTGGCGATCTCCGTTGCGAGCAGCGTCGTCTTCCGGCCGCGCCTGGCGGTGCGCCGGATCCTGCCGCGGTACGGCACGGCGGGGGTCCCGCTCGCCTACCGGGTCGTCGTCGACAACCGGGGCGACCGGAGGCTGACCGGGCTGGTGCTGATCGAGAATCTCGTCGATCCGCGGCCGTCCTACGAGGCGTTCAGTGACACCCCGGACGAGATCGAGGACGCCGACAACTGGTTCGACCGGGTGGTCGGGTACCCGCGCTGGCAGTCGCTGATCGCCCGGAGTCGAGGCGCGACGATGGACGAGCAGGCGCTGCCTCCGCTGCCGCCCGGCGGCGAGATCGAGGTGCGGGTGGAGCTCACGCCGCTGCGGCGGGGTCCGCTGCGCTTCGTCGGCGCCACCGTGGCCCGGCCCGACCCTTTCGGGCTGTTTCGCGCGCTCCACACCATTCCGCTGTCGCAATCGGTCCTCGTGCTCCCCAGGCGGTATCCTGTCCCCGACCTGCGACTGCCCGGCAGCCGGAAGTACCAGCAAGGGGGCGTGGCCCTGGCCGCCTCGGTCGGCGACTCGGAAGAATTCGTGTCGCTCCGTGACTACCGGCCGGCCGATCCGCTGCGGCGCATCCACTGGAAGAGCTGGGCGCGCGTCGGGAAGCCCGTCGTCCGCGAGTACCAGGACGAATTCTTCGTCCGGCACGCGCTGGTGCTCGATACCTTCACGAAGATCGAGGGCACCGAGGTCTTCGAAGCGGCGGTCTCCGTCGCCGCCTCGGTCGCCTGCTCCATCCGGAGCGAGGATGCGTTGCTGGATCTGATGTTCGTCGGACCGGAGGCCTACTGCTTCACGGTCGGCCGGGGCGTCGCCCACACGGAGCGGATGCTGGAGGTTCTGGCGGCGGTGCGCAGCTGCCGGGACCGGCCGTTCGCCGCGCTGCACCGGCTGGTGATCGAGCGGTACGCCGTCCTCAGCGGCGCCGTCTGCGTGCTGCTCGGGTGGGACGAGGCCCGCCAGCGCTTCGTCGATCACCTGGACGCGCTGGGCGTGCCGAAGCTGGTGCTCGTCGTCACTCCGCCCGGCTCGGCGTCCGCCGGGGTGCCGCCGGACGGCCCCGGCTTCCGCCGGCTCGAGGTCGGAAGGATGGCCGAGGGGCTCAGCACGCTGTGA
- a CDS encoding branched-chain amino acid ABC transporter permease produces MPDLAELVTQLLNGVVLGLLYALIALGFMLILGTMEVINFTHGVLFALGGYLALSLQPHVGWWGALILAPLGVGVVGLLLELGVRRTYGKDPLFGLLFTFGAALALEEVIRIVWGPRGYTVAAPAFVAGPFQWGFLFYSRYRVLVAVLALLLLAFVWWFLERTPYGAIIKAGAHDSEMVVALGINLRRMRNLVFGLGAVMAGVAGVIAAPMWSLKPTVGAEAVMPAFIVVVIGGIGSFWGAVVGGLLLGMVSGLSNLVVPRGSILVMYLLMTVVLLWRPRGLMGQKSILEL; encoded by the coding sequence ATGCCTGACCTGGCCGAGCTCGTGACCCAGCTTCTGAACGGCGTCGTCCTGGGGCTCCTCTATGCCCTGATCGCCCTCGGGTTCATGCTCATCCTGGGCACGATGGAGGTGATCAACTTCACGCACGGGGTCCTCTTCGCCCTCGGCGGGTACCTGGCCCTCTCCCTCCAGCCGCACGTCGGGTGGTGGGGGGCGCTGATCCTGGCGCCGCTGGGCGTGGGCGTGGTGGGTCTCCTCCTGGAGCTGGGTGTCCGCCGGACCTACGGCAAGGACCCGCTCTTCGGCCTTCTCTTCACCTTCGGCGCGGCCCTGGCGCTGGAGGAAGTCATCCGGATCGTCTGGGGCCCTCGGGGCTACACGGTCGCCGCCCCGGCCTTCGTGGCCGGCCCCTTCCAGTGGGGCTTCCTCTTCTACTCCCGCTACCGGGTGCTGGTCGCGGTCCTGGCCCTTCTCCTCCTGGCCTTCGTGTGGTGGTTTCTCGAGCGGACGCCGTACGGCGCCATCATCAAGGCCGGCGCCCACGACAGCGAGATGGTCGTGGCGCTCGGGATCAACCTGCGCCGGATGCGGAACCTGGTGTTCGGGCTGGGCGCCGTCATGGCCGGCGTGGCCGGCGTCATCGCGGCGCCGATGTGGAGCCTCAAGCCCACGGTCGGCGCGGAGGCCGTCATGCCGGCCTTCATCGTGGTCGTGATCGGCGGGATCGGCTCCTTCTGGGGGGCGGTGGTCGGCGGCCTGCTCCTCGGCATGGTCAGCGGCCTCAGCAACCTGGTGGTCCCCCGGGGCTCTATCCTCGTGATGTATCTCCTGATGACCGTCGTCCTGCTCTGGCGCCCGCGGGGGCTCATGGGCCAGAAATCCATTTTGGAACTCTAA
- a CDS encoding MoxR family ATPase yields the protein MQGQSAAIRKLLAAFASGGHVLLEDYPGTGKTTLAKTLARSIGAKFRRIQFTPDLLPSDILGVSVFDQRDQAFHFHEGPIFTNILLGDEINRASPRTQSALLEAMGEGQISIEGQTYRLAELFFVIATQNPVEFRGTYPLPEAQMDRFALQFGLGYVAPDEEVAILSDQEKRHPLEDITPCVTLEDVVRLRQRVTEIRVSDELKRYIVDLVRGTRSAPGIQLGASPRASLALMKVAQALALLDGRPFIAPEHIQEVAVSVIAHRMVVDPQTRFAGTTASQIVEDIMKRIPVPA from the coding sequence ATGCAGGGGCAGTCGGCGGCGATCCGGAAGCTCCTGGCCGCCTTCGCGAGCGGCGGTCACGTCCTGCTGGAGGACTACCCGGGGACCGGCAAGACCACGCTGGCCAAGACCCTGGCCCGCTCCATCGGGGCCAAGTTCCGGCGCATCCAGTTCACGCCGGACCTGTTGCCGTCGGACATCCTGGGGGTGTCGGTCTTCGACCAGCGCGACCAGGCCTTCCACTTCCACGAAGGCCCGATCTTCACCAACATCCTGCTGGGCGACGAGATCAACCGGGCCTCGCCCCGCACGCAATCCGCCCTGCTCGAGGCCATGGGCGAGGGTCAGATCAGCATCGAGGGCCAGACCTATCGGCTCGCCGAGCTCTTCTTCGTGATCGCCACCCAGAACCCGGTCGAGTTCCGGGGCACCTATCCGCTGCCGGAAGCCCAGATGGACCGCTTCGCGCTCCAGTTCGGCCTCGGCTACGTCGCGCCCGACGAGGAGGTGGCGATCCTGTCCGATCAGGAGAAGCGGCACCCGCTCGAGGACATCACCCCCTGCGTCACGCTGGAGGACGTGGTCCGGCTGCGCCAGCGGGTCACCGAGATCCGGGTGAGCGACGAGCTGAAGCGCTACATCGTCGACCTCGTGCGCGGGACGCGATCGGCACCCGGGATCCAGCTCGGCGCCAGTCCTCGCGCCTCGCTGGCGCTGATGAAGGTCGCCCAGGCGTTGGCCCTGCTGGACGGCCGGCCGTTCATCGCTCCCGAGCACATCCAGGAGGTCGCCGTCTCCGTCATCGCGCATCGGATGGTCGTCGACCCTCAGACACGCTTCGCCGGGACCACGGCGTCGCAGATCGTCGAAGACATCATGAAACGGATCCCGGTACCGGCCTAG
- a CDS encoding cobalamin B12-binding domain-containing protein — MAGPAERKIRVLVGKPGLDGHDRGAKIVARALRDAGMEVIYTGLHQTPEQIVATAIQEDVDAIGLSVLSGAHNYLFGRVVELLRDKGVDDVVIFGGGIIPPEDIERLKAMGVKELFTPGTSTQDIVKFVRETVRPVRA, encoded by the coding sequence ATGGCGGGGCCGGCCGAGCGGAAGATTCGCGTGCTGGTCGGCAAGCCGGGCCTCGACGGGCACGACCGCGGCGCCAAGATCGTGGCCCGGGCCCTCCGCGACGCCGGCATGGAGGTGATCTACACGGGGCTTCACCAGACCCCGGAGCAGATCGTGGCGACGGCGATCCAGGAAGACGTCGACGCGATCGGGCTCTCGGTGCTGTCGGGCGCCCACAACTACCTCTTCGGGCGGGTCGTGGAGCTGTTGCGGGACAAGGGCGTGGACGACGTGGTGATCTTCGGCGGGGGGATCATCCCGCCGGAGGACATCGAGCGCCTGAAAGCGATGGGGGTCAAGGAGCTCTTCACGCCCGGCACCTCGACCCAGGACATCGTCAAGTTCGTCCGCGAAACGGTCCGCCCGGTCCGGGCCTGA
- a CDS encoding acyl-CoA dehydrogenase family protein: protein MDFELTEEQTLVRRTAREFAEGEVAPVIARFDEAEEFPAELIRKLGELGFLGALVPAEYGGAGLDYVSYAVVVEELSRIDGSIGITMWAHNSLCTNHIHMFGTEAQRQKYLPSLCRGETLGAWGLTEPGSGSDAAGMKTVAVEDADAYVLTGSKAFITNGSVGATAVVMARTDPAAGARGVSAFILERGMPGFRAGQRYRKLGLHASDTAELILEGVRVPRGNLLGTKNGGFAEVKRVLEGGRIAMAAMAVGLAQGALDQAVKYASERQAFGRPIAEFQGIQAMLADLATEVEAARLLTLRAAYGKDRGRPVMKEASMAKVFASEVGMKCATKAVQIHGGYGYIREFPIERFFRDVKLCEIGEGTSEVQRMVIARHLLESR, encoded by the coding sequence GTGGACTTCGAGCTGACCGAGGAGCAGACGCTGGTCCGCCGGACCGCGCGGGAGTTCGCGGAGGGCGAGGTCGCGCCCGTCATCGCGCGCTTCGACGAGGCGGAGGAGTTCCCGGCCGAGCTCATCCGGAAGCTCGGCGAGCTCGGGTTCCTGGGCGCCCTGGTCCCCGCCGAGTACGGCGGCGCCGGTCTCGACTACGTCTCCTACGCGGTGGTGGTCGAGGAGCTCTCCCGCATCGACGGCTCGATCGGCATCACCATGTGGGCGCACAACTCGCTCTGCACGAACCACATCCACATGTTCGGGACCGAGGCCCAGCGGCAGAAGTACCTCCCGTCCCTCTGCCGGGGCGAGACGCTGGGCGCCTGGGGGCTCACCGAGCCGGGCTCCGGCTCCGACGCGGCCGGCATGAAGACGGTCGCCGTCGAGGACGCGGACGCCTATGTCCTCACCGGCTCCAAGGCGTTCATCACCAACGGCAGCGTGGGGGCGACCGCGGTCGTCATGGCCCGGACCGATCCGGCCGCCGGAGCCCGGGGGGTCTCGGCCTTCATCCTCGAGCGAGGCATGCCGGGGTTCCGCGCGGGCCAGCGGTACAGGAAGCTCGGGCTCCACGCCTCCGACACGGCCGAGCTGATCCTGGAGGGCGTGCGGGTGCCCCGGGGGAACCTGCTCGGGACGAAGAACGGCGGCTTCGCCGAGGTGAAGCGCGTCCTGGAGGGCGGGCGGATCGCCATGGCCGCCATGGCCGTCGGACTCGCCCAGGGGGCCCTGGATCAGGCCGTGAAGTATGCCAGCGAGCGTCAGGCTTTCGGCCGGCCCATCGCCGAATTCCAGGGGATCCAGGCCATGCTGGCCGACCTCGCCACCGAGGTGGAGGCGGCGCGCCTCCTCACGCTGCGCGCGGCCTACGGGAAGGACCGCGGCCGTCCCGTCATGAAGGAGGCGTCGATGGCCAAGGTCTTCGCCTCCGAGGTCGGGATGAAGTGCGCCACCAAGGCTGTGCAGATCCACGGCGGCTACGGGTACATCCGGGAGTTCCCCATCGAGCGCTTCTTCCGCGACGTGAAGCTCTGCGAGATCGGCGAGGGAACCTCCGAGGTGCAGCGGATGGTGATCGCTCGCCACCTCCTGGAGTCGCGGTAG
- a CDS encoding ABC transporter ATP-binding protein, with protein sequence MVDAVAAPLLVLDGVSTFYGDAQILNGLTLAIGAGETVCLLGRNGRGKTTTIKSILGLAPVRSGRILFEGTDITRLPTHLIARRGIAWVPDNRRIFPTLTVERNLQMALNRALPRHDGADRWTLPRVYRRFPILERLRQRGGEHLSGGEAQLVAIARALLMHPRLVLLDEPSQGLAPKIVEDIMAVIGEMRDEGIAILLVEQNSSMALSLAGRAYVIEDGRIVHAGSARDLEGDPALLHRLLAL encoded by the coding sequence ATGGTCGACGCGGTCGCGGCGCCCCTCCTCGTCCTCGACGGTGTCAGCACCTTCTACGGGGATGCGCAGATCCTCAACGGGCTCACGCTCGCGATCGGAGCGGGGGAGACGGTGTGCCTCCTGGGCCGCAATGGCCGGGGCAAGACGACCACCATCAAATCGATTCTCGGGTTGGCGCCGGTGCGGAGCGGACGGATCCTCTTCGAGGGCACGGACATCACCCGGTTGCCGACGCACCTGATCGCCCGCCGGGGAATCGCCTGGGTGCCCGACAACCGGCGGATCTTTCCCACGCTCACGGTCGAGCGGAACCTCCAGATGGCGCTCAACCGCGCGCTGCCCCGGCACGACGGTGCCGATCGGTGGACCCTGCCCCGGGTCTATCGGCGCTTCCCGATCCTCGAGCGCCTCCGGCAGCGCGGCGGCGAGCACCTCTCCGGCGGCGAGGCCCAGCTGGTGGCGATCGCCCGGGCCCTCCTGATGCATCCCCGGCTGGTCCTGCTCGACGAGCCCTCGCAGGGGCTCGCTCCGAAGATCGTCGAGGACATCATGGCCGTCATCGGGGAGATGCGAGATGAGGGCATTGCGATCCTCCTCGTCGAGCAGAACTCGTCGATGGCCCTGAGCCTGGCCGGGCGCGCCTATGTCATCGAGGACGGGCGCATCGTGCACGCCGGTTCGGCCCGCGACCTCGAGGGTGACCCCGCCCTGCTCCATCGACTCCTGGCCCTCTGA
- a CDS encoding ABC transporter ATP-binding protein: protein MTTPDAVLETRGLRKAFGGHVVLEDVNLAFAANRLSALIGPNGAGKTTCFNLLSGLLAPDRGQIRFKGRDITPLPPDRRARLGICRSFQILTLFDDYTVLENVRVAVPGLRARGFDLWTPAPALSQAEDKAARIIRLIGLGGREHVAARYLSYGQRRLLEIGLALAGEPEVLLLDEPTSGLGARPMETLRDLVKMLSAELTIVVIEHDMNFVLSLSDHIAVLHRGTVIAEGPPEAVRDNAEVREAYLGRLTPAPAR from the coding sequence ATGACGACGCCGGACGCGGTCCTCGAGACTCGCGGCCTGCGCAAGGCCTTCGGCGGCCACGTCGTCCTGGAGGACGTGAACCTGGCCTTCGCGGCCAACCGCCTCTCCGCGCTCATCGGCCCGAACGGCGCGGGCAAGACGACCTGCTTCAATCTCCTGAGCGGGCTGCTCGCGCCCGACCGAGGCCAGATCCGCTTCAAGGGCCGGGACATCACGCCACTCCCGCCCGACCGCCGAGCCCGCCTCGGGATCTGCCGCTCGTTCCAGATCCTCACCCTGTTCGACGACTACACCGTGCTGGAGAACGTCCGGGTCGCCGTTCCCGGCCTGCGGGCTCGCGGCTTCGATCTGTGGACCCCGGCGCCGGCGCTCAGCCAGGCGGAGGACAAGGCGGCCCGGATCATCCGGCTGATCGGCCTCGGCGGGCGGGAGCACGTGGCGGCCCGGTATCTTTCCTACGGCCAGCGCCGCCTGCTCGAGATCGGCCTCGCGCTGGCCGGTGAGCCGGAGGTCCTCCTCCTGGACGAGCCGACCAGCGGGCTGGGCGCCCGTCCGATGGAGACGCTGCGCGACCTGGTGAAGATGCTGTCCGCCGAGCTGACGATCGTGGTCATCGAGCACGACATGAACTTCGTCCTCTCCCTCTCGGACCACATCGCCGTGCTCCATCGGGGCACCGTCATCGCGGAGGGGCCGCCGGAAGCGGTCCGGGACAACGCGGAGGTACGCGAGGCCTATCTCGGCCGGCTCACCCCGGCGCCGGCGCGGTGA
- a CDS encoding branched-chain amino acid ABC transporter permease: MRALNRWAPPPMLALFVFFLALPAVLPRFGYTYLGTEVMIWAIFALGYNLLLGYTGLPAFGHGAFFGVGAYFLGMSQKWWTGGLWLPLLVGVGGTVVCGALVGRFVARKRGIYFALLTIAFGVMFWFLVFVFDTWTGGEDGLTGISRLAVGLPGVGYLPLRGNVAFYYFVYAWFLVSTVCLWRIVNSPFGQVIRAIKQSEVRARALGYDTARYKWAVFTLTCVFAGLAGGLYGLARFGAFPEPMSLQQSGNVVLMCLIGGGFASFYGPVLGVVVFLVLRDLFSTLTDHWMLLYGLLFMGVILFMPEGIMGLAQRVRRPTGFHDTTAGPLPLRPPS; encoded by the coding sequence GTGCGCGCGCTCAACCGCTGGGCTCCGCCGCCGATGCTGGCTCTGTTCGTCTTCTTCCTGGCGTTGCCGGCGGTCCTTCCGCGGTTCGGCTACACCTATCTCGGGACCGAGGTCATGATCTGGGCGATCTTCGCCCTCGGCTACAACCTCCTGCTCGGCTACACGGGCCTCCCGGCCTTCGGCCACGGCGCGTTCTTCGGCGTCGGCGCCTACTTCCTCGGGATGAGCCAGAAGTGGTGGACCGGCGGGCTCTGGTTACCGCTCCTGGTCGGCGTCGGGGGGACCGTCGTGTGCGGCGCCCTGGTGGGTCGCTTCGTGGCGCGGAAGCGGGGCATCTATTTCGCGCTCCTCACCATCGCGTTCGGGGTGATGTTCTGGTTCCTCGTCTTCGTCTTCGACACGTGGACCGGGGGCGAGGACGGCCTGACCGGGATCAGCCGGCTCGCCGTCGGCCTCCCGGGGGTCGGGTACCTGCCGCTCCGCGGGAACGTCGCCTTCTATTACTTCGTGTATGCCTGGTTCCTGGTCTCGACGGTGTGCCTCTGGCGGATCGTCAACTCGCCGTTCGGGCAGGTGATCCGAGCCATCAAGCAGAGCGAGGTGCGGGCGCGCGCCCTGGGATACGACACCGCGCGGTACAAGTGGGCGGTCTTCACCCTGACCTGTGTCTTCGCGGGCCTGGCCGGCGGGCTGTACGGGCTCGCCCGCTTCGGCGCCTTCCCCGAGCCGATGAGTCTCCAGCAGTCGGGTAACGTGGTCCTGATGTGTCTCATCGGGGGCGGCTTCGCGAGCTTCTATGGTCCGGTGCTGGGGGTGGTCGTCTTCCTGGTGCTCCGCGACCTCTTTTCGACCCTCACCGACCACTGGATGCTCCTCTACGGGCTCCTGTTCATGGGCGTCATCCTCTTCATGCCCGAGGGGATCATGGGGCTCGCCCAGCGGGTCCGGCGACCGACCGGCTTCCACGACACCACGGCCGGCCCGCTCCCGCTTCGGCCGCCGTCATGA